Proteins from one Phalacrocorax aristotelis unplaced genomic scaffold, bGulAri2.1 scaffold_216, whole genome shotgun sequence genomic window:
- the LOC142051173 gene encoding LOW QUALITY PROTEIN: tubulin beta chain-like (The sequence of the model RefSeq protein was modified relative to this genomic sequence to represent the inferred CDS: inserted 1 base in 1 codon), protein MREIVHIQAGQCGNQIGAKFWEVISDEHGIDPTGTYHGDSDLQLDRISVYYNEATGGKYVPRAILVDLEPGTMDSVRSGPFGQIFRPDNFVFGQSGAGNNWAKGHYTEGAELVDSVLDVVRKEAESCDCLQGFQLTHSLGGGTGSGMGTLLISKIREEYPDRIMNTFSVVPSPKVSDTVVEPYNATLSVHQLVENTDETYCIDNEALYDICFRTLKLTTPTYGDLNHLVSATMSGVTTCLRFPGQLNADLRKLAVNMVPFPRLHFFMPGFXPLTSRGSQQYRALTVPELTQQVFDAKNMMAACDPRHGRYLTVAAVFRGRMSMKEVDEQMLNVQNKNSSYFVEWIPNNVKTAVCDIPPRGLKMAVTFIGNSTAIQELFKRISEQFTAMFRRKAFLHWYTGEGMDEMEFTEAESNMNDLVSEYQQYQDATAEEEEDFGEEAEEEA, encoded by the exons TTTTGGGAAGTGATCAGCGACGAGCACGGCATCGACCCCACCGGCACTTACCACGGCGACAGCGACCTCCAGCTCGACCGCATCAGCGTCTACTACAATGAGGCCACCG GGGGTAAGTACGTGCCAAGAGCCATTTTGGTGGACCTGGAGCCGGGCACCATGGACTCGGTGCGCTCGGGACCCTTTGGGCAGATCTTCCGACCGGACAACTTCGTTTTTG GCCAGAGCGGCGCGGGCAACAACTGGGCCAAAGGTCACTACACGGAGGGGGCCGAACTGGTGGATTCGGTCCTGGACGTGGTGAGGAAGGAGGCGGAGAGCTGCGACTGCCTGCAGGGCTTCCAGCTGACCCACTCGCTGGGCGGTGGCACCGGCTCCGGCATGGGCACCCTCCTGATCTCCAAGATCCGTGAGGAATATCCCGATCGCATCATGAACACCTTCAGCGTCGTCCCGTCCCCCAAGGTGTCGGACACGGTGGTGGAACCCTACAACGCCACCCTGTCTGTCCACCAGCTGGTGGAAAACACGGACGAGACCTACTGCATCGATAACGAAGCCCTCTACGACATCTGCTTCCGCACCCTGAAGTTGACCACCCCCACCTACGGCGACCTCAACCACCTCGTCTCGGCCACCATGAGCGGCGTCACCACCTGCCTGCGTTTCCCCGGCCAACTCAACGCCGACCTCCGCAAGTTGGCCGTCAACATGGTGCCCTTCCCGCGGCTCCACTTCTTCATGCCCGGCT GCCCCTTAACGTCGCGCGGCAGCCAGCAGTACCGCGCCCTCACCGTCCCCGAGCTCACCCAGCAGGTTTTCGACGCCAAAAACATGATGGCCGCCTGCGACCCCCGCCACGGCCGCTACCTCACGGTCGCCGCCGTTTTCCGAGGTCGCATGTCCATGAAGGAGGTGGACGAGCAGATGCTCAACGTGCAGAACAAGAACAGCTCTTACTTCGTGGAGTGGATCCCCAACAACGTGAAGACGGCCGTGTGCGACATCCCGCCCCGGGGTCTGAAGATGGCCGTCACCTTCATCGGCAACAGCACGGCCATCCAGGAGCTCTTCAAGCGCATCTCGGAGCAGTTCACGGCCATGTTCCGACGCAAAGCCTTCCTCCACTGGTACACGGGCGAGGGGATGGACGAGATGGAGTTCACCGAGGCCGAGAGCAACATGAACGACCTCGTCTCGGAGTACCAACAGTACCAGGACGCCACCGccgaggaagaggaggactTCGGTGAAGAGGCCGAAGAGGAGGCCTGA
- the RPS5 gene encoding small ribosomal subunit protein uS7, producing the protein MTDWETAPAVTETPDIKLFGKWSTDDVQINDISLQDYIAVKEKYAKYLPHSAGRYAAKRFRKAQCPIVERLTNSMMMHGRNNGKKLMTVRIVKHAFEIIHLLTGENPLQVLVNAIINSGPREDSTRIGRAGTVRRQAVDVSPLRRVNQAIWLLCTGAREAAFRNIKTIAECLADELINAAKGSSNSYAIKKKDELERVAKSNR; encoded by the exons ATGACCGACTGGGAGACAGCCCCCGCCGTCACCGAGACCCCCGACATCAAACTCTTCGGCAAATGGAGCACCGACGACGTGCAGATCAACGACATCTCCCTCCAG GATTACATCGCCGTGAAGGAAAAATACGCCAAGTACCTGCCGCACAGCGCCGGGCGTTACGCGGCCAAGCGCTTTCGGAAAGCCCAGTGCCCCATCGTGGAGCGTCTCACCAACTCCATGATGATGCACGGCCGCAACAACGGCAAGAAATTAATGACCGTGCGCATCGTCAAGCACGCGTTTGAGATCATCCACCTGCTCACCGGGGAG AACCCGCTGCAAGTCCTGGTTAACGCCATCATTAACTCGGGACCCCGCGAGGACTCGACCCGCATCGGTCGCGCCGGCACCGTCCGTCGACAGGCCGTGGACGTGTCCCCACTGCGCCGCGTCAACCAG GCCATCTGGCTGCTGTGCACCGGAGCTCGCGAAGCCGCTTTCCGTAACATCAAAACCATCGCCGAGTGCTTGGCCGACGAGCTCATCAACGCCGCCAAG gGCTCTTCCAACTCCTACGCCATCAAGAAGAAGGACGAGCTGGAGCGCGTGGCCAAATCCAACCGTTAA
- the LOC142051175 gene encoding LOW QUALITY PROTEIN: gamma-aminobutyric acid type B receptor subunit 1-like (The sequence of the model RefSeq protein was modified relative to this genomic sequence to represent the inferred CDS: inserted 1 base in 1 codon), with product MAGPPVSPKPPRWLLVVLSLSLASRPSAGTGKKAVHVGALFPMSGGWPGGQACLPAVRMALEDVNSRXDILPDYELRLIHHDSKCDPGQATKYLYELLYNDPIKIILMPGCSSVSTLVAEAARMWNLIVLSYGSSSPALSNRQRFPTFFRTHPSATLHNPTRVQLFKKWGWTKIATIQQTTEVFTSTLDDLDQRVKEAGLEITFRQSFFSDPAAPVRNLKRQDARIIVGLFYETEARKVFCEVYKEKLYGKKYVWFLIGWYADNWFRIKDPAINCTEAEMAEAVEGHVTTEIVMLNPENTRSISNMTSQEFIEKLQKRLGKNPEETGGFQEAPLAYDAIWALALALNKTSAELVKKGLRLEDFNYNNKNITDEIYRALNSSAFEGVSGHVVFDASGSRMAWTLIEQLQGGVYKKIGYYDSTKDNLSWYNNDKWIGGAPPADYTKVITTFRFLSQKLFISVSVLASLGILLAIICLAFNIYNGHVRYIQNSQPYLNNMTAVGCTLALAAVFPLGLDGYHIGPGLFPFVCQARLWLLGLGFSLAYGSMFTKIWWVHTVFTKKEEKKEKRKTLEPWKLYATVGLLVGLDVVTLIIWQIVDPLHRTIEEFTKEEPKTDTDVSILPQLEHCSSTKMNTWLGIFYGFKGLLLLLGIFLAYETKSVSTEKINDHRAVGMAIYNVAVLCLITAPVTMILSSQQDAAFAFASLAVVFSSYITLVVLFVPKMRRLITRGEWQSEQQDTMKTGSSTNNNEEEKSRLLEKENRELEKIIAEKEERVSELRQQLQDRQQLRSRRRSSNPSREADNHFSPGLSAAPATPAPFYQPNLPLVRCLVSEQADKLGRANCDGSRVHLLYK from the exons ATGGCGGGTCCCCCGGTGTCACCCAAGCCACCTCGCTGGCTTTTGGTGGTGCTCAGCCTCTCGCTGGCGTCGCGCCCGTCGGCGGGTACAGGCAAGAAGGCGGTACACGTCGGGGCGCTCTTCCCCATGAGTGGGGGGTGGCCGGGGGGCCAGGCCTGCCTCCCCGCCGTCCGCATGGCCTTGGAGGACGTCAACAGCC AGGACATCTTGCCCGATTATGAGTTGCGGCTCATCCATCATGATAGTAAA TGTGACCCCGGCCAGGCCACCAAGTACCTCTACGAGCTTCTCTACAACGACCCCATCAAGATCATCCTCATGCCCGGTTGTAGCAGCGTCTCCACGCTGGTGGCCGAGGCCGCCCGGATGTGGAACCTCATCGTG CTCTCCTACGGGTCCAGCTCCCCCGCCCTCTCCAACCGCCAGCGCTTCCCCACCTTCTTCCGCACCCACCCCTCGGCCACCCTGCACAACCCCACCCGCGTCCAGCTCTTCAAGAAGTGGGGCTGGACCAAGATCGCCACCATCCAACAGACCACGGAGGTCTTCACCTCG ACCCTCGATGACCTGGACCAGCGGGTGAAGGAAGCCGGTTTGGAGATCACCTTCCGCCAGAGCTTCTTCTCCGACCCGGCCGCGCCCGTGCGCAAcctcaag CGCCAAGACGCCCGTATCATCGTGGGGCTCTTCTACGAGACGGAGGCGCGTAAGGTCTTCTGCGAG GTCTACAAGGAGAAGCTGTACGGCAAGAAGTACGTCTGGTTCCTCATTGGCTGGTACGCCGACAACTGGTTCCGCATCAAGGATCCGGCCATCAACTGCACCGAGGCGGAGATGGCCGAGGCTGTAGAAGGACACGTCACCACCGAGATCGTCATGCTCAACCCTGAGAACACCCGCAGCATCTCCAACATG ACGTCCCAGGAGTTCATTGAGAAGCTGCAGAAGCGGCTGGGTAAGAACCCTGAGGAGACGGGTGGCTTCCAGGAGGCTCCACTGGCCTACGATGCCATCTGGGCGCTGGCCCTGGCCCTCAACAAGACCTCAGCGGAGCTGGTCAAGAAGGGGTTGCGCCTGGAGGACTTCAACTACAACAACAAGAACATCACCGATGAGATCTACCGGGCCCTCAACTCTTCCGCCTTCGAGGGCGTCTCG GGACACGTTGTCTTCGACGCCAGCGGCTCCCGCATGGCCTGGACGCTCATTGAGCAGCTGCAAG GAGGTGTCTACAAGAAGATCGGCTACTACGACAGCACCAAGGACAACCTGTCCTGGTACAACAACGACAAGTGGATTG GAGGTGCCCCGCCAGCCGACTACACCAAGGTCATCACCACCTTCCGATTCCTGTCCCAGAAGCTCTTCATCTCCGTCTCGGTGTTGGCCTCGTTGGGCATCCTCCTGGCCATCATCTGCCTGGCCTTCAACATCTACAACGGGCACGTCCG GTACATCCAGAACTCACAGCCGTACCTGAACAACATGACGGCTGTGGGCTGCACGCTGGCGCTCGCTGCCGTCTTCCCCCTGGGACTCGACGGGTACCACATCGGGCCGGGGCTTTTCCCTTTCGTCTGTCAG GCCCGCTTGTGGCTCCTTGGGCTGGGGTTCAGCCTGGCGTACGGCAGCATGTTCACCAAGATCTGGTGGGTCCACACTGTCTTCACcaagaaggaggagaagaaggagaagaggaag ACCCTGGAGCCTTGGAAGCTGTATGCCACCGTGGGGCTGCTTGTGGGGCTGGACGTGGTCACGCTGATCATCTGGCAAATCGTGGACCCCCTGCACCGCACCATCGAG GAGTTCACCAAGGAGGAGCCCAAGACGGACACGGACGTCTCCATCCTGCCCCAGCTGGAGCATTGCAGCTCCACCAAGATGAACACGTGGCTCG GGATATTTTACGGTTTCAAggggttgctgctgctgctgggcatcTTCCTGGCGTACGAGACCAAAAGCGTGTCCACGGAGAAGATCAATGACCACCGAGCGGTGGGCATGGCCATCTACAACGTGGCG gTCCTCTGCCTCATCACGGCGCCCGTCACCATGATCCTCAGCAGCCAACAGGACGCAGCCTTTGCCTTCGCCTCGTTGGCCGTCGTCTTCTCCTCCTACATCACCTTGGTCGTCCTCTTCGTCCCCAAG ATGCGACGCCTTATCACCCGAGGCGAGTGGCAGTCGGAGCAGCAGGACACCATGAAGACGGGCTCGTCCACCAACAACAACGAGGAGGAGAAATCCCGACTGTTGGAGAAGGAGAACCGGGAGCTGGAGAAAATCATCGCCGAG AAGGAGGAACGTGTATCGGAGCTCCGCCAGCAGCTCCAGGACCGCCAGCAGCTCCGGTCCCGCCGACGGTCGTCCAACCCTTCCCGCGAGGCTGACAACCATTTCTCCCCGGGGTTGAGCGCCGCCCCGGCCACCCCGGCCCCCTTCTACCAGCCCAACCTCCCCCTCGTCCGCTGCCTCGTCTCCGAACAAGCCGACAAGCTCGGCCGGGCCAACTGCGACGGCAGCCGCGTCCATCTCCTCTATAAGTGA